From Pagrus major chromosome 6, Pma_NU_1.0, one genomic window encodes:
- the LOC140997577 gene encoding uncharacterized protein yields the protein MNHTSDREIILQKMKETFEYRQRLIHNSEESHTVLSVFPRLLDTKGLIPQDFNLLFGPETAAKLLEKWHTAFKGKVIREAESLVTTPVLQSLLKSARNRHDEASEDRPEWDSDMASFLLLLHILPPQPTKKKTQKISAAQAMGHLVVFHKSCKSLEEHLENQDGHRQPYLLASGTSKRAISTYYTVMDKKLIPCQGTTSLAAVDELFKLHFVFSVTYDSALHNMFTFLQTTV from the exons ATGAACCACACCAGTGACAGAGAAATCATCCTGCAGAAAATGAAGGAGACCTTTGAATATAGACAGCGTCTCATCCACAACTCTGAGGAATCACACACAGTACTCTCTGTGTTCCCAAGGCTGCTGGACACAAAGGGGCTG ATACCTCAAGATTTTAACCTCCTCTTTGGACCAGAAACAGCTGCCAAACTGCTTGAAAAGTGGCATACAGCATTTAAAGGAAAGGTGATCAGAGAAGCTGAGAGCCTTGTGACTACCCCAGTTCTCCAGAGTTTGCTGAAGTCTGCCAGGAATCGGCATGATGAAGCCTCTGAAGATCGCCCAG aatGGGACAGTGATATGGCATCTTTCCTACTGCTCCTTCATATCCTGCCACCTCAGCctacaaaaaagaaaacgcAGAAGATCAGTGCAGCTCAGGCTATGGGCCATCTTGTTGTGTTTCACAAG TCATGCAAGAGCCTAGAAGAACACCTGGAGAACCAAGACGGTCATCGCCAGCCATACCTTCTTGCCTCTGGGACCAGCAAGCGGGCCATCAGCACTTACTACACGGTAATGGACAAGAAGCTCATCCCCTGCCAGGGAACCACATCATTAGCAGCGGTTGATGAACTCTTTAAACTGCACTTCGTTTTTAGTGTAACCTACGACAGCGCTCTCCACAACATGTTCACATTCCTCCAGACAACAGTCTAA